In the genome of Dyadobacter fermentans DSM 18053, the window TGTGCCGGGCTTTGCCACCCATCATGAATTGAAATACCTCGTAGACTCGGGATTGACGCCCTACGAGGCATTGAAAACAGGCACGGTCAATGTGGCGAGTTATTTAAACAAGAAAGACTCAGGTTCGATTAAGGCCGGAAATGTGTCAGATCTGGTGCTGCTTGCGGCCAATCCGCTGGAAAATATCGGTAATACCAAAACCATCGAAGGCGTCATGATCGGCACGCGGTGGTTGCCGAAGAGCTTCCTCGACAGCGAGCTGAAAAAGCTCGAAAAGTAGCACTCATTCCTCATAAATCATTTTGCGGGTCATGCCGCCGTCAATGACCAGGTTCGTGCCGGTCATGAAGTCGTTCTCCGGGTTGGTCAGGTAGAGGCATGCGCGTGCAATGTCGTCGGGCTTGCCTACGCGCCCCGCCGGATGCTGCGCATGGTCCGTCGTTTTCAGCTGGCTGTAATCACCCGTTTCGATCCATCCGGGACTGATCGCGTTCACCGTAATATGATCGGGCCCCAGGGAAATTGCCAGCGCGTGGGTGAGCGCCAGAATGCCGCCTTTGGAAGCCGCGTAGGCTTCGGTGTTCGGCTCCGACATCAGCGCCCGCGTGGAGGCGATGTTCACAATCGCTCCGCGGCCTTGCGTACGCATCACCTTAGCGGCCTCGCGGGCACACAGGAATGTGCCGCGCAGGTTGGTATTAAGCACATAATCCCAGTCATCTACGGCCAGTTCATACGGAGATTGCGTATGGCCCAGCCCCGCGTTGTTGATCAGCACGTCGATTCGCCCGAGCGTACCGCCGTCCTGTTCGAAACCCGTGACGATCTCGTCGGGATTGGTCAGGTCTATCACCCGCGAGATGACTTTAAAACCTTCTTTTTCCAGGCTTTCCTGCACGGTACGCAGGCCGTCGGCATCGCGGTCCCACAGTGCCACGGCGGCACCTTGCCGGGCATAATGCGCTGCGACCACGCTCCCGATGCCATTTCCGGCACCGGTTACGATCACTGTTTTGTTTTGATATGTCGGCATAATGCAGTCGGTTGGTAAGCTCAGGACAATGCGCGGAAATCGTCGTCGGATAGTTCGATGCTGCCGCCGCGAAGGTTTTCCTCCAAATGCTGCACGGAGCTTGTGCCGGGAATCAGCAGGATGTTCGGCGCACGTTTGAGCAGCCACGCCAACGCGATTTGCGCGGTGGTAGCATTGTGTTTTTCCGCGATGCCCGAGATTTTCGTTTTCAGTTTATCGGGCCCAGAGGCGAGCGGATACCAGGGAATGAATGCCATTCCGCGTTCCAGCGTGTAATCCAGCACAGCTTCCCATTGCCGGTTCCCGAGATTATAGAGGTTTTGAACAGAAACGATAGGCACGGTTTGTTCTGCCCGTTTCACTTGTTCCACATCCACTTCGGACAGGCTACAAACCGGATTTTGCCGGCTTTCACGGCATCCACCACCGGACCCAGCGTTTCCTCCACAGGGAAGCGGGGATCAATGCGGTGGAGCTGCCACAGGTCGATCACGTCTTTTCTGAGCCGTTGAAGGCTCCCGTCGATCGTTTCCCGGATGTGTTCGGGGTTGCCGTTGACGCGCCATTGGTTCGGGCCGGTGCGGTCGAAACCGCCTTTGGTGGCAATCAGCAGGTCGCCGGGATAGGGGTGAAGGGCGTCGGCGATCAGCGTTTCGTTGGTGTGCGGGCCGTAGGAATCCGCGGTGTCAATGAAGTTCACGCCGGCGTCGAGCGCCGCACGGAGGACTTTTTTGGCATTTTCGCGGTCGGGCGCATCGCCCCACACCCCCTGGCCGGTGAGCTGCATGCCCCCGTAGCCGAGGCGGTTGATCTCAATTTCACCGCCTATTTTGAATGTCCCTGCAAGTTGATGATAGTCGTTCATTGTATTTTAGTTAAAAGGTTACATTGGTAAAACTGCCTGAAAACGGTTTTCATTCACCCGAATCCATCATTCGGGCTACTCACTTTTGTCAAAGCAAATCTCAGGCCATCAGCGCTGCTGCGTCATCCGGGAGCGGCGGTTTGGCACGGTTTTGTATATTTCCCGGTAAACAAAACTCATCAACAAATGGAAACGACAGTATTTGAAGCGCGCGCCAGGGAATTGGTCGACGACATTAAAGAGATTGTTAAGGTGAAAGGATTAAGCCTCGAAGACGAACTCGAAAAGGCGGGGATCGCGCGGAATTCGTCCGACCGCATCCTGAATCAGGGCACCATGCCTAATCTTTCCGAGTTTCTCGCACTTTGCCAGATTTCGGGCATTACGTTTCATCTGCCGTACGTGGAAACGACCAACAGTCCGATGTAGCCGCTAGCCGACTTCAAAGTTGAAGTCGCCGTTCATGACCAGGCGGGCGTCAATGGGGTCGGGGCTGCCGGGGATTTGCAGGCCTTTGATTTTGACCGTTTTGCCTTTGCTTAGCAGGTCGAAAATGTGCTTGTCGGTCAGCTTCTTGCCCAGGAATTCGAATGGTATTTTAAAGCCGCAAGCCTGGAAATTGCTGCATCCGTAGGCGGTTTTGCCCTTTTTCAACAGATGCTCCCTGCATTTGGGGCAGTTGAGGGTTTCAATCGCGATATCTTCTTTCGGCTCGCGGGGTTTTCGCTCCTTTTTGGGCTTTTCCTCTTTTTCGGCCACCGGTGCTTCTTCGACAATGGTGATGGACCGCGCCCGCTCGTTCTTCACCTCGTGCGTGAGCTTCACCACCATGTCGATCAGCTCCTGCTTGAAAGTGTCCATCGCATATTCGCCCTTTTCGATCTGGCGCAGCTTCCGCTCCCAATGCCCGGTCAGTTCTGCGCTTTTCAAAAGCTCATTCTGAATGGTGTCGATAAGGTCAATGCCCGTTTGGGTGGCGAATACGTTCTTCTTCTTCTTTTCGATGTACTTACGCTTGAAGAGCGTCTCGATGATGTTCGCGCGGGTAGACGGGCGGCCGATGCCGCTGTCTTTCATCAACTCGCGCATTTCCTCGTCCTCCACCTGCTTGCCTGCCGTTTCCATGGCGCGCAGCAGCGTGGCTTCGGTGTAAGCTTTCGGCGGTGATGTTTTGCCCTGGTGCACCCGCGGCTCGTGCGGACCCCGCTCGCCTACTTCGAAAATCGGCATTACCTTTTCTTCTTCCGCTTCTTTTTTGGATGCGTTATCATTCGCGTACAGCTCCCGCCAGCCGGGTTCAAGGATTTGCTTACCTGTGGCTTTGAACTCCACCTGGCCGACCACGCCGAGGACTGTGGTGTTGGAAACCCGGCATTCGGGATAGAACACCGCGATGAAGCGACGGGCGATCAGGTCGTAAATGCGCTTTTCATCCTGACTAATGTGCGCCGGAAGCACGCCCGTAGGGATAATGGCGTGGTGGTCGGTGACCTTCTTGTCGTCGAACACATTCTTGGACTTCGGAATGGGCAGGTTCGCCAGCAGCGGTGCCGTGAATTGGCTATAATAGGTCAATTCGCGGAGAATACCCTCCACTTTCGGATGTAAATCTTCCGACAAATAAGTGGTATCCACCCGCGGGTAAGTCACAAACTTCTTTTCGTAAAGATTTTGAATGTGCTTCAAAGTATCTTCTGCCGAATAACCGTATTTCTTATTGGCCTCGACCTGCAACGAAGTGAGGTCAAAAAGCCGCGGATTGCCTTCCTTGCCTTCCTTTTTTTCAAAAGCGGTAACCTCGAAATCGTGCTGTTGGAGGTAAGCGAGGCCCTTATTGGCTTTTTCTACATTCTTAATGCGGTCGATCGTGGCTGTGAACTCGGTTTCGCGGTAAATGGTTTTGAGCTCCCAATATTCTTCCGAAACGAATGCGTCGATCTCCTTTTGCCGCTGCACGATGAGCGCGAGCGTGGGCGTTTGTACGCGGCCGATGGATAACACGGCCTTGCCGCCGCCGAATTTTTTAGTGAAAAGCCGCGTCGCATTCATGCCCAGCAGCCAGTCGCCGATGGCGCGCGCGCTGCCGGCGGCGTATAAATTGTCGTATTGGCTGGCCTCGCGCAGCTTTTCGAAGCCCTCGCGGATCGCCTGCTCGGTGAGGGACGAAATCCAGAGCCGCTTCACGGGAACGTTGCATTTGGCTTTGAGCAGCACCCAGCGCTGGATGAGCTCGCCTTCCTGGCCGGCGTCACCGCAGTTGATCACCTCCTCGCAGTTGCGCACGAGCGTTTCGATCACGCCGAACTGCCGCATGGCGCCTTCATTGTCTATCAGCTTGATTCCGAAGCTGGAAGGGATCATCGGGAGCTCTTCCAGCCGCCACGATTTCCAGCGTTCGGTGTAGTCGTGCGGTTCTTTGAGGGTGCAGAAATGGCCGAATGTCCACGTTACCTGGTAGCCATTGCCTTCGTAATAACCGTCGCGGCGCTGGCCTGCGCCGATTACCGCTGCAATGTCTTTGGCTACGCTGGGTTTTTCTGCAATACAAACTTTCATAATTCTCGATCCGCCACCGGCCGGGCCGGTATGTGTGTCCATTTTGGGGGTGCAAATATGCGCATTTTTGTCCAGACTTCCCGTCGCATCCGCCTCGCATTTCCCCGCCCGCCCCCAGGCTGAACACCGGCATTTTGCGCCCATTCTGACCGGTTACTCAATCCGCACAAAAAAATTTTAAAAAATTTTTAAAAAAATTTCGTGGTTTTCGGATTTCGCAAACCGATTCTTCGGTGTTTTTGGCTATTGGTAGAATCCACTCCGAATTAAATTTGGTATTTGATGGTGAAGTTGAAATAAAATGAACCTGTTTAATATGCCTTAACAATTTGGTAATACCTGCCCGTCGCAATGCAAAATCTTATGAAGCGCCGAAATCGTCAAATCCGTTACATTTAAATTTTGAATCTTTAAATAGTTATATTTGTAACCAGGATTAGAAGGCTGTTTGATATAGAATTTGATAGTTTAACGCTTGTGTAGTAAATGCGTTGAACGTTTGTTTTCAGAATATTGTAGTATATTTGTACTCGAAATACGAATGAGAACACAAGAAAAAACTAAAACACTATTACCAATGAAAAATGCAAAAAATCTGCTAGCCGTTGCTTTGATTGCAATCACTAGCGCAGCTTATGCCAACAACAACTCTACATATACAGTTGAAGAAAAAACGAAGGTAGCCATTGTTAACAACGCATTGCCTGCTTCGGCCCCGGTTCTGGACAGCCCGGCACCACAAAAAGAAAAGATTACGGCTGACACCAATAAACATAGCGCTGCCCAGAAAGCCGCTATCGTAGGCCTCCAATTGAAAAGTGTAACTACGAAGTAAGTGATTGAACCTCAGTGGTTCGGTTAAGATTGATTGATGGTTTAAAAAGGGAGAAATTTTTCTCCCTTTTTTTTGTGCTTCAAAATCCGGCTTGAATACAACTGGATTGCCACGCGGTTTTTTTACCTTACGGGTTAAAACCCCACTTGCAATGCCATTTTCAAAGCTACCCATGAAGCTTCTGCTCATCGAAGATGAGCCTAACGTTATATCGCTGATCCAACGCAGTCTCACAGCCAACGGCCACGAAATCACCATTGCGATGGACGGGCAGTCGGGTTTGCAGATGGTGTTGCAGCACCAGTTCGACGTCATTATCCTCGACCTGATGATCCCGATCATTAACGGCATGGAGGTGTGCCGCCGGGCGCGCAATGCACAGGTTACCACGCCGATCCTCATGCTCACCGCACTCGGTACGACCGAAAATATCGTTTCCGGACTCGATTCCGGAGCTGATGACTACATGACCAAGCCATTCAAGCTGGCTGAGCTCGAAGCGCGCCTGCGGACGCTGATACGCCGCGGGAAGGAGCCCGAAAAGGAGAAAAACGACAAAGTACTTACGCTCGGCGACCTCGTGCTCGACAAGGTAACCAAAACCGTGAAGCGGGGAGGGCAGCCGATCGAACTCACCGCCACGGAATTTCGCCTGCTCGAATACCTGCTTTCTAATACAAACCGCGTGCTGAACCGCATGGAAATACTTGAAAATGTGTGGGATATCAATTTCAACCTGGGCACGAACGTGGTGGATGTTTACATCAACTACCTCCGTAAAAAGATCGATAAGAACCACGATATTAAACTGATCCACACTGTTTTCGGAATGGGCTACGTGATCCGCCAGTCGTATGAGGATACAAAATAAGATTGCGCTCATCTTTACCGCGCTGTCGGCGGGTATCATCTGGGCGCTGAGCGTGTTTGTCTACTTTTTTGCTTCCGAAAGCATCTCCGCCAGCTTTTTTCACCGGCTGGAAGTGCGTTCGGACATTGTGGGGCATGCGGCTTTGCAGGAAAACAAATCGCTGACGTCCATTTACTACGATATCAAGGAGCGACACCTGGGCAGCCTTCCCTACGAGAAGCACCGCATCCTGCCCGATCCGCCCGACGAGGCCACCAAAAAGCGGCTCTCGCTGCCTTCATCATTCTTCGAGGCGTCAAAAAACGAAATCCCGGTCCGGTTTTTCAATCATGATACTTCCTATGTCGTGCTGCGCGTGGCGCGCGATAACAAGCGGTTGATGGTGGTATCGTCGGCGCTGGACACCTATGGCATGCAGGAAATGGGCAACCTGAAAAACCTCCTGCTGATCGGGTTCTTCATCGCGATGATATTCGTGTTCACGTTCGGCAAGCTGTTTTCGAATGAGATTTTCAAGCCGATCCGCCGCATCATCCGCAATGTGAAGGGCATTAATGCCCACAACCTGCACCAGCGGCTCGTGGTGGAACCTACCGACGACGACGTGGAAGCATTGTCGAGGACGTTCAACGACATGCTCGACAGGCTGGAAGTGACCTTCGAAATGCAGAATAATTTCGTGAGTAATGCGTCCCACGAGTTCAGGACGCCGCTTACCGTGGTGAGCGGGGAGGCCGAGCTGGGCATGTCGATGCCCGGTTTGCCGGAGAGCGTGAAGGAGTCATTTCTGAATATTTACAAAGAAGTTGAAAAACTGGAACACCTCACCAATAGCATGCTCAGCCTCGCGCAAACGGGCTTCGACGGTAAAAAAGAGCAATGGGAA includes:
- a CDS encoding response regulator transcription factor; this encodes MKLLLIEDEPNVISLIQRSLTANGHEITIAMDGQSGLQMVLQHQFDVIILDLMIPIINGMEVCRRARNAQVTTPILMLTALGTTENIVSGLDSGADDYMTKPFKLAELEARLRTLIRRGKEPEKEKNDKVLTLGDLVLDKVTKTVKRGGQPIELTATEFRLLEYLLSNTNRVLNRMEILENVWDINFNLGTNVVDVYINYLRKKIDKNHDIKLIHTVFGMGYVIRQSYEDTK
- a CDS encoding type IA DNA topoisomerase, with the protein product MDTHTGPAGGGSRIMKVCIAEKPSVAKDIAAVIGAGQRRDGYYEGNGYQVTWTFGHFCTLKEPHDYTERWKSWRLEELPMIPSSFGIKLIDNEGAMRQFGVIETLVRNCEEVINCGDAGQEGELIQRWVLLKAKCNVPVKRLWISSLTEQAIREGFEKLREASQYDNLYAAGSARAIGDWLLGMNATRLFTKKFGGGKAVLSIGRVQTPTLALIVQRQKEIDAFVSEEYWELKTIYRETEFTATIDRIKNVEKANKGLAYLQQHDFEVTAFEKKEGKEGNPRLFDLTSLQVEANKKYGYSAEDTLKHIQNLYEKKFVTYPRVDTTYLSEDLHPKVEGILRELTYYSQFTAPLLANLPIPKSKNVFDDKKVTDHHAIIPTGVLPAHISQDEKRIYDLIARRFIAVFYPECRVSNTTVLGVVGQVEFKATGKQILEPGWRELYANDNASKKEAEEEKVMPIFEVGERGPHEPRVHQGKTSPPKAYTEATLLRAMETAGKQVEDEEMRELMKDSGIGRPSTRANIIETLFKRKYIEKKKKNVFATQTGIDLIDTIQNELLKSAELTGHWERKLRQIEKGEYAMDTFKQELIDMVVKLTHEVKNERARSITIVEEAPVAEKEEKPKKERKPREPKEDIAIETLNCPKCREHLLKKGKTAYGCSNFQACGFKIPFEFLGKKLTDKHIFDLLSKGKTVKIKGLQIPGSPDPIDARLVMNGDFNFEVG
- a CDS encoding SDR family NAD(P)-dependent oxidoreductase; the encoded protein is MPTYQNKTVIVTGAGNGIGSVVAAHYARQGAAVALWDRDADGLRTVQESLEKEGFKVISRVIDLTNPDEIVTGFEQDGGTLGRIDVLINNAGLGHTQSPYELAVDDWDYVLNTNLRGTFLCAREAAKVMRTQGRGAIVNIASTRALMSEPNTEAYAASKGGILALTHALAISLGPDHITVNAISPGWIETGDYSQLKTTDHAQHPAGRVGKPDDIARACLYLTNPENDFMTGTNLVIDGGMTRKMIYEE
- a CDS encoding HAMP domain-containing sensor histidine kinase — its product is MRIQNKIALIFTALSAGIIWALSVFVYFFASESISASFFHRLEVRSDIVGHAALQENKSLTSIYYDIKERHLGSLPYEKHRILPDPPDEATKKRLSLPSSFFEASKNEIPVRFFNHDTSYVVLRVARDNKRLMVVSSALDTYGMQEMGNLKNLLLIGFFIAMIFVFTFGKLFSNEIFKPIRRIIRNVKGINAHNLHQRLVVEPTDDDVEALSRTFNDMLDRLEVTFEMQNNFVSNASHEFRTPLTVVSGEAELGMSMPGLPESVKESFLNIYKEVEKLEHLTNSMLSLAQTGFDGKKEQWEGVRIDELILSVKEATDRIIPDNHVVIDFDNLPDDEGKLVVNGNLALLKAAFSNIVLNSCKYSDNKPVRIKISADAKYVIVEITDQGIGIPDREIGQIFVPFFRASNTGRYKGYGIGLPLTNNIIRMHQGKVEVHSRVQEGTRFITYLPYRYSHHS